A DNA window from Maribellus comscasis contains the following coding sequences:
- a CDS encoding cyclase family protein, with translation MKLYDLTHRLNNESPVYPGISSPQFTATATIEKNGYRETHFRFHSHLGTHIDAPAHMLKDGLFLNEMNIDSFLGQALIISVSSDVQIIGKDILVNYKESISKTDFVLFKTGWSRYWGEEEYFGRFPVLNSEATEYLLSFKLKGIGFDVISVDPMESNDYKNHYSIFEKGLIIIENLVFPESLKEATGEFSCFPLKYEKADGSPVRAIFRVD, from the coding sequence ATGAAACTCTACGATTTAACACATCGGTTAAACAATGAAAGTCCTGTCTATCCGGGAATCTCTTCACCTCAATTTACTGCCACTGCAACTATTGAAAAAAATGGCTATCGTGAAACCCATTTTAGATTTCACTCGCATTTGGGAACACATATTGATGCCCCTGCCCACATGTTAAAAGATGGCCTTTTTCTGAATGAAATGAATATTGATTCTTTTTTAGGACAAGCATTGATTATTTCTGTTTCATCTGACGTTCAAATCATCGGGAAAGATATTTTGGTGAATTACAAAGAATCGATTTCCAAAACCGATTTTGTACTATTCAAAACGGGATGGAGCCGCTATTGGGGCGAAGAAGAATATTTTGGCAGATTCCCTGTTTTGAATTCAGAAGCGACAGAATATTTGCTTTCTTTTAAATTAAAAGGTATTGGTTTTGATGTCATTTCCGTTGACCCGATGGAAAGCAACGATTACAAAAATCACTATTCCATTTTTGAAAAAGGTTTGATTATTATTGAAAACCTTGTTTTTCCTGAAAGCCTAAAAGAAGCTACAGGAGAATTTTCCTGCTTTCCTTTAAAATATGAAAAAGCAGATGGTTCTCCTGTTCGGGCAATTTTCAGAGTTGACTAG
- a CDS encoding fructosamine kinase family protein, whose product MSLFQNKSLGIEEEVEKALSKKFGKDVKIQSSGSLGGGCINHASKIKTNVGEFFLKWNANCAADIFLREAESLKEMNKAANGEILVPEVYASKMVDNTPGFLVQEFLPPRYSKAGDDEKLGAGLAVIHKYTNKNNGFYNDNYCGATQQNNRWNKSWAEFFRDNRLGFLLDLIQDERPLPATEMQAYEKLLARIPTLIPEESTPVLIHGDLWSGNYMITEKGPALIDPASYYADREMEFAIMTMFGGFSQRFYDAYNSVNPLFSDWRDRNQLYQLYHVLNHYYLFGGGYQSQAYQIARYYI is encoded by the coding sequence ATGAGTTTGTTTCAAAACAAGTCTTTAGGGATTGAGGAAGAAGTAGAGAAAGCGCTAAGCAAAAAATTTGGAAAGGACGTTAAAATTCAATCTTCCGGCTCTTTGGGAGGAGGATGTATCAATCATGCATCGAAAATAAAAACAAATGTGGGTGAGTTTTTTTTGAAGTGGAACGCAAACTGTGCGGCAGATATTTTTTTGCGCGAGGCTGAAAGTCTGAAAGAGATGAATAAAGCGGCGAATGGAGAAATACTTGTTCCGGAAGTTTATGCCTCAAAAATGGTGGATAATACCCCTGGATTTTTGGTACAGGAATTTTTACCGCCAAGATATTCAAAAGCGGGTGACGACGAGAAACTGGGAGCTGGGTTGGCTGTCATTCATAAATATACCAACAAAAATAATGGTTTTTACAACGATAATTATTGTGGGGCCACGCAGCAAAATAATCGTTGGAACAAAAGCTGGGCTGAGTTTTTTCGCGATAATCGTTTAGGGTTTTTGCTCGACTTGATTCAGGATGAAAGACCTTTACCCGCTACTGAAATGCAGGCTTATGAAAAGCTTTTGGCCAGAATTCCGACGCTGATACCTGAAGAATCAACACCCGTTTTAATTCACGGCGATTTATGGTCGGGCAATTACATGATTACTGAAAAAGGTCCGGCTTTAATCGATCCGGCCTCATATTATGCCGACCGGGAAATGGAGTTTGCCATTATGACAATGTTTGGTGGTTTTAGTCAGCGTTTTTACGATGCCTACAATTCGGTAAATCCGTTGTTTTCTGACTGGCGCGACAGAAATCAACTGTACCAGTTGTACCATGTATTGAATCACTATTATTTGTTTGGAGGCGGATACCAAAGCCAGGCATATCAAATTGCCCGTTATTATATTTAA
- a CDS encoding NAD(P)H-dependent flavin oxidoreductase, whose amino-acid sequence MKVLNIGDLSIKLPIIQGGMGIGISMSKLAAAVANEGGVGVIAAVGIGMFEKDYARDFIEANIRALKREIQTAKEKTNGIIGVNIMVALTNFSDMVKTAISEKVDIIFSGAGLPMNLPEFLTKGSKTKLVPIVSSGRAAEILCKKWKQLYDYLPDAFVVEGPKAGGHLGFKREQLDNPDFALEKLVPEVVSHVKPFEEKYNKNIPVIAAGGIYTGSDIKKIMDLGASGVQMGTRFVTTDECDASRAFKQTYIDSKEEDMEIIQSPVGLPGRAIRNEFIEKINRGEKKPVKCPYKCLKTCNFEKTPYCIFAALMSAMKGNFNGGYAFAGSNAFRSSKIISVKETFDSIIREFKEAVSVK is encoded by the coding sequence ATGAAAGTTTTAAATATTGGAGATTTAAGCATTAAACTTCCGATCATACAAGGAGGTATGGGAATTGGTATATCAATGTCAAAGCTTGCTGCAGCAGTCGCAAATGAAGGAGGCGTTGGCGTAATAGCTGCCGTTGGAATCGGAATGTTTGAAAAGGACTACGCACGCGATTTTATTGAAGCAAATATTCGGGCATTAAAAAGAGAAATTCAAACAGCAAAAGAAAAAACAAATGGAATTATAGGTGTAAATATTATGGTGGCGCTGACCAACTTTTCGGATATGGTAAAAACAGCCATTTCAGAAAAAGTGGATATTATTTTTTCCGGTGCAGGCCTGCCAATGAACTTACCGGAATTTTTGACAAAAGGTTCAAAAACCAAGTTGGTTCCTATTGTTTCTTCCGGAAGAGCAGCCGAAATTTTATGTAAAAAATGGAAACAACTTTATGATTATTTGCCTGATGCTTTTGTTGTTGAAGGTCCCAAAGCCGGCGGACATTTAGGTTTCAAACGCGAACAACTGGATAATCCTGATTTTGCCCTTGAAAAACTGGTTCCTGAGGTTGTTAGTCATGTAAAACCCTTTGAGGAAAAATACAATAAAAATATACCGGTAATAGCTGCCGGTGGAATATATACCGGCTCCGACATCAAAAAAATTATGGATTTGGGTGCGTCCGGAGTGCAAATGGGAACACGGTTTGTAACGACCGACGAATGCGACGCTTCCCGGGCATTTAAACAAACCTATATCGATTCAAAAGAAGAGGACATGGAAATTATTCAAAGTCCGGTTGGATTGCCGGGAAGAGCCATAAGGAATGAATTTATTGAAAAAATTAACCGCGGTGAAAAAAAACCGGTGAAATGCCCTTACAAATGTTTAAAAACGTGCAATTTTGAAAAAACACCCTATTGCATTTTCGCAGCTTTAATGAGTGCAATGAAAGGAAATTTTAACGGTGGATATGCTTTTGCAGGTTCAAATGCATTCAGATCATCCAAAATAATTTCCGTAAAAGAAACTTTTGATTCAATAATACGAGAATTTAAAGAGGCGGTATCGGTTAAATAA
- a CDS encoding nitroreductase family protein → MEFQNLIKNRFSVRSFKNTAIEPAKINMILEAGRLAPSAVNFQPWHFIVVQQTENLKKIKAIYPREWITSAPVLIIACSDHSKSWKRRLDGKDSADIDISIAVDHMTLQAVEIGLGTCWVCNFDAKKCSELFNIPEHIEPVVILPLGYPDISAPEKKRKPLEEITHWETF, encoded by the coding sequence ATGGAGTTTCAAAACCTGATAAAGAACCGTTTTTCTGTTCGAAGTTTTAAAAACACAGCCATTGAACCGGCAAAAATAAACATGATTTTAGAGGCCGGAAGATTGGCTCCGTCGGCTGTTAACTTTCAGCCCTGGCATTTTATAGTAGTCCAACAGACTGAAAATTTGAAAAAGATAAAAGCTATTTATCCGCGCGAGTGGATTACCTCCGCTCCGGTGCTTATAATTGCATGTTCTGACCACTCAAAATCATGGAAAAGAAGATTGGATGGGAAAGATTCTGCTGATATTGATATTTCAATCGCAGTCGACCATATGACTTTGCAGGCTGTTGAAATTGGATTAGGAACCTGCTGGGTTTGTAATTTTGATGCAAAAAAGTGCTCTGAGTTATTTAATATTCCTGAACATATTGAGCCTGTTGTGATATTACCGCTCGGATATCCCGATATTTCAGCTCCCGAGAAAAAAAGAAAACCACTGGAAGAAATCACACACTGGGAAACTTTTTGA
- a CDS encoding peptide chain release factor 3, whose protein sequence is MKFLDEIKRRRTFGIVSHPDAGKTTLTEKLLLFGGAIRVAGAVKSNKIKKGATSDFMEIERQRGISVATSVMGFEYDGYKVNILDTPGHQDFQEDTFRTLTAVDSVIIVIDAAKGVEPQTEKLMNVCRMRKTPVIVFVNKMDRPAGDSFTLMDEIEEQLKIQVRPLSWPINNGPDFKGVYNIFNRSLKLFNPNIQEIEERIKFEDISSPDLEDHIGDDAETLREELELVEGVYPEFNSEEYLAGDLAPVFFGSALYNFGVQELLDAFLQIAPSPKPSFAEEREVKPDESGFSGFVFKIHANIDPNHRSRIAFVKICSGKFERNKMYKHIRSGKTVRISSPTAFMASQKEIVEEAFPGDIIGVPDNGNFIIGDTITDNEEIHFKGLPSFSPELFRYIENADPMKSKQLAKGIDQLMDEGVAQLFTSQFNGRKIIGTVGQLQFEVIQYRLEHEYNAKCRFEPLSMYKACWIESDDPKILTEFKKRKHQKMAKDKLGRDVFMADSSFILQMAQDEFKGIKFHFTSEF, encoded by the coding sequence ATGAAATTTCTGGATGAAATAAAACGACGACGAACCTTTGGGATTGTAAGCCACCCGGATGCGGGGAAAACAACACTTACCGAAAAGTTGCTGCTTTTTGGAGGAGCTATTCGTGTTGCAGGCGCGGTGAAAAGCAATAAAATAAAAAAAGGTGCTACATCGGATTTTATGGAAATTGAACGCCAGCGTGGTATTTCTGTTGCTACTTCAGTTATGGGTTTTGAATACGATGGCTACAAAGTAAACATTCTTGACACGCCAGGTCACCAGGATTTTCAGGAAGACACGTTTCGCACCCTCACAGCGGTTGACAGTGTTATTATTGTCATTGACGCGGCAAAAGGAGTAGAACCGCAGACTGAAAAACTAATGAATGTTTGCCGGATGCGTAAAACGCCGGTTATTGTTTTTGTAAATAAAATGGACCGTCCGGCGGGTGACTCGTTTACTCTGATGGATGAGATTGAAGAACAGCTGAAAATTCAGGTTCGTCCTTTGAGCTGGCCAATAAACAACGGGCCCGATTTTAAAGGGGTGTACAATATTTTTAATCGTAGCTTAAAGCTTTTTAATCCAAATATTCAGGAAATTGAAGAACGAATAAAGTTTGAGGACATCAGCAGTCCCGACCTGGAGGATCACATTGGTGACGATGCAGAAACGCTGCGCGAAGAGCTGGAACTGGTCGAAGGGGTTTATCCGGAATTTAATAGTGAAGAATATCTGGCCGGCGATTTGGCTCCGGTATTTTTTGGCTCGGCATTATATAATTTTGGAGTTCAGGAATTACTGGATGCTTTTTTACAAATTGCACCTTCGCCAAAACCCAGTTTTGCAGAAGAACGTGAAGTAAAACCTGATGAAAGTGGTTTCTCAGGATTTGTTTTTAAAATTCACGCCAATATTGATCCGAATCACCGCAGCAGAATTGCCTTTGTAAAAATCTGTTCGGGAAAATTTGAACGAAATAAGATGTATAAACACATCCGTTCCGGGAAAACAGTGCGTATTTCCAGCCCAACAGCTTTTATGGCATCTCAGAAAGAAATAGTTGAAGAGGCTTTTCCCGGCGACATAATAGGCGTTCCCGATAACGGCAACTTTATAATCGGCGATACAATTACGGATAACGAAGAGATTCATTTTAAGGGACTTCCCAGTTTTTCACCTGAGTTGTTCCGGTATATTGAAAATGCAGACCCGATGAAGTCAAAACAATTGGCAAAAGGAATTGACCAATTGATGGATGAAGGAGTTGCACAGCTATTTACCAGCCAGTTTAACGGTCGTAAAATTATTGGTACTGTAGGACAGTTGCAGTTTGAGGTAATTCAATATCGTTTGGAACATGAATACAATGCCAAATGCCGTTTCGAACCACTATCGATGTATAAAGCATGTTGGATTGAATCGGATGACCCAAAAATTCTTACGGAATTTAAAAAACGAAAGCATCAAAAAATGGCAAAAGACAAATTGGGAAGAGATGTTTTTATGGCCGATTCATCTTTTATTTTGCAAATGGCGCAGGATGAGTTTAAGGGTATAAAATTTCATTTCACATCAGAATTTTAA
- a CDS encoding DUF2179 domain-containing protein, with protein MVILDTFYDSSTFTYFVLPFLIFLSRILDVTIGTIRIVMVSKGQKLWAPFLGFFEVFIWLVAISKIFQDLDNWACYFAYAGGFATGNYIGLIIEEKLAVGIVKIQIITRKEAASLISNLKGSGYGITHHNARGGSESVSIIYSIIKRTEIQKVERIVKETNPNAFYSIEDVKSVSRGVYHPKPVRRRMRKGK; from the coding sequence ATGGTCATCCTTGATACTTTCTATGACAGCTCAACTTTTACTTATTTTGTACTTCCTTTTCTGATTTTCCTGTCACGAATTCTGGACGTTACAATTGGAACCATTCGTATTGTTATGGTTTCAAAAGGGCAGAAATTATGGGCACCATTTTTAGGTTTTTTTGAGGTGTTTATTTGGCTGGTTGCTATTTCTAAAATATTTCAGGATTTAGACAACTGGGCTTGTTATTTTGCTTATGCGGGAGGTTTTGCCACCGGAAATTATATCGGTTTGATAATTGAAGAGAAACTTGCTGTTGGCATTGTAAAAATTCAGATAATAACACGAAAGGAAGCTGCCAGCTTAATAAGCAATTTAAAAGGATCCGGGTACGGAATTACACATCACAATGCCCGGGGAGGATCTGAAAGTGTAAGCATTATTTACAGCATCATCAAACGAACAGAGATTCAAAAGGTAGAGCGGATTGTGAAGGAAACCAATCCAAACGCCTTTTATTCCATTGAGGATGTAAAATCAGTTAGTCGTGGTGTATATCATCCTAAACCTGTTCGCCGCCGCATGCGCAAAGGAAAATAA
- a CDS encoding pyridoxal phosphate-dependent aminotransferase → MITQKAKEIKPFIVMEVMEKAAEMERKGINVIHLEVGEPDFNVPQCVSEAVNQAYVEGRTHYTHSLGDPELREEIAKKYKREYDVTVSPEQIIVTSGSSPAILLTLGVLCEAEDEVILSDPGYACYQNFIRFIGAKAVKVPVYEEDGFQYRPEEICKRISEKTKAILINSPMNPTGNLLSPEVMQDLLKFDVPVISDEIYHGLVYENRAHSVLEYSKDAFVLNGFSKLYAMTGLRLGYVIAPQEYIRPMQKLQQNLFICASSTAQRAGISALKNAAIEVEQMRKTYDKRRKYLVNRLQKMGFNILVPPTGAFYVFVNAKHLSNNSYNLAFHILENAHVGVTPGVDFGENGEGFLRFSYANSIENIEEGCNRLEKYLKNRI, encoded by the coding sequence ATGATAACACAAAAGGCAAAAGAGATAAAACCTTTTATTGTAATGGAGGTGATGGAGAAAGCTGCAGAGATGGAGCGAAAAGGAATAAATGTAATTCATCTCGAAGTGGGGGAACCCGATTTTAATGTGCCTCAATGTGTTTCTGAAGCTGTAAATCAGGCTTATGTTGAAGGAAGAACCCACTACACCCATAGTTTGGGAGATCCTGAATTAAGAGAAGAGATTGCAAAAAAGTACAAAAGGGAATATGATGTTACTGTTTCTCCTGAACAGATTATTGTAACTTCAGGAAGTTCGCCTGCAATTTTATTAACACTGGGCGTATTGTGTGAAGCTGAAGACGAAGTGATCCTTTCCGATCCTGGCTACGCTTGTTATCAGAATTTTATTCGCTTTATAGGGGCAAAAGCTGTTAAGGTTCCCGTTTATGAAGAAGATGGCTTTCAATACCGTCCGGAAGAAATTTGTAAAAGAATTTCAGAAAAAACAAAGGCTATTCTGATTAACAGTCCGATGAATCCAACGGGAAATCTGTTATCTCCGGAAGTTATGCAGGATTTGCTTAAGTTTGATGTTCCTGTTATTTCCGATGAGATTTATCACGGACTGGTTTATGAAAATCGTGCTCATTCCGTTTTGGAATATTCAAAGGATGCTTTTGTTTTAAATGGATTTTCAAAGTTATATGCCATGACCGGCTTGCGACTGGGATATGTAATTGCGCCACAGGAATATATTCGCCCCATGCAAAAGTTGCAACAGAATCTATTTATATGTGCAAGTTCAACCGCACAGCGAGCAGGAATTTCAGCCCTTAAAAATGCCGCGATAGAAGTTGAGCAGATGAGAAAAACCTATGACAAACGTCGGAAATATCTTGTTAACAGGCTTCAGAAAATGGGATTTAACATTTTAGTACCGCCAACCGGGGCATTTTATGTTTTTGTAAATGCAAAACATTTGTCAAACAACAGTTACAACCTGGCTTTCCATATTCTCGAAAATGCACATGTTGGAGTTACTCCCGGTGTTGATTTTGGTGAAAACGGAGAAGGCTTCCTTCGGTTTTCTTACGCCAATTCTATTGAAAATATAGAAGAGGGGTGTAACCGGCTTGAGAAATATTTAAAAAATAGAATCTAA